The DNA segment ACAACTTGTCCTGTGTACTGCCGGCGTCAGTTTCGACACTTTCCCCGAACTGTGATGCATATCTTCGacgttttcaaatttattgaagaaaagttcctgaaaaattggttcTTAAATCACTTTGAAGCCTTGCCAAAGGTCATCCAACGGAGAAAAGGTTTAGTCTCGATTGCACAGCAGGAGTTTTACAGTTTAAACATACCATTTTAGCCTATATCTTTGTTGCTTATCGAATCGCTTAACGATAATAAATCAGTTTTGCCATATGTCCTCAGTAACTACCACAGACATTAAATATAACTGTTAAGTTCGTGTTCACAGAGGGGATGCCCTTAGGGAAAGCCCAGGGATTAAGCAATTTTTAGGCTCCAGAATTCTTTCGGCCCTGACTTCCCCGCATTTGATTGGTTCGTCCTCAACGATAGTAATACCAACCGATGAACCCAGAGTAAACTTAGTGGAAATGAATAACTTAATAGTTACGTTGAAGTGTTTCCACTTGATTTTAAGCTCCCTCCTCTGTGACAAAAATGGAAGTTAATCGAAGCGTAAATGTTTAAAAATGTATAAGTTTATATACGAAAATGATCTACCGGAAAACAGACTAGGACGGGCCCAGAACAATATCTACCAAATCTCACGTTCATCAGAGTCGTCATTCTCATCAGAGTCATCCTCATCGAGATTTCTTGGATTTGTATTTCTTATGATAGTGGCTCCATCAAATTGAGGCCCCAAAAACTGTAATATTGGTGGTGGATTTTGAGTTACGTTGTCATCACCATTCCCCTGCGGTTGAAGAGTGTTTCTGAAATTCtcaaagaattggaaaaaatcacGGACTCCACCATCAGCAATGCCCCCTGCATCAACCCCAAATAAGTTGGCGGCCTGACCGGTTTCATCATCTAAATCcatatcatcattttcttctgtaaACCCACCTTCTTCTCCTTCCtccatatcttcatcatctccATCTGTTGGAGGCACTCTTCGTGGTCTTGGTTCTCTATTGAATGCAAATAAGAAGCCGTTAGAAAGTATCGTCACTCGAAATTCATCACCCATTACTCTACTGATATACCCGGGGATTTCATTATTAATCCATAATCTATTCAAGTGCTCAtatcttttcaagtttaAGGTGGTTAAATCACCTCTTCTCATAGCATTTCTACCAACTTCACCGTGTGAATTTAAGTATGGAGCTGATATAAAAATGTTGGAGGGAGGCTGCGTCAAATGAAGACATACTTCACTCGAATTTGGCATTAAAAAGGCACCAAATGACTTGAAGCAGTTCTTGTTCAAATGCTTAGTTATTTCATGGCGATCTGCTCTTAAATGCACTTTGACACCGCATGTCAAAcatattttgaaatccaATCGATTACCGGCATTTTTTGTACGTTGGGACCGCTCTTCACGTaacttgatttctttggaCTGAGTAACGTAAgtattcaaatattttgataaatctaTCAATTTTATAATACCGCAGTACTCATATGGGATCTTCTCCAAATATGGGTGTGATAGTACAACGGAATGTTCAGACTTCAAGAGATCGACtaatgatttcttttcggTAATCATCTCCAATGCTTTATTAACAAACCCCGGAATGTCTTCGAATTCCAGTTCCTCCTCAACTTCAAGGCCATTGATAATcattgtttcattttcagaatCCTTCATCAATTCATGTAGTACTTTGACAAAGACCAGGCACCTTCTAATTGTAGGCAGAAGACTTTTCAACAGGGAAGTGTAGGCTAAATCATAAATAACGGCCTGAGATTCTGAACCTTCCATTCGTACGCCAGATATGCTCTTCAGCGCGAAGAGGGTACGTTCATCTACCTCAAAAACATCTCCTATACTTGTTGCTTCAACATACAGTGTGGCCGCTCTTTCTGCATCAGGAAGACCCTTGAAAAAGTCACTTAGAAACTGTTTACAGAAAGCTGTCAAAGCCTCGGTAACGGTTTCCCGGAATGAAACTGGAGAAAATAAGACATTGCGAACGACATATTGGAAAAGTTGGTTTTGGTTCCATACGGTGCCAGATTTTTGCGGATATGGTTCGAATTCCATGCTTGGTTTGCCTATGACAAAAGTGAATAACATGATGCAAActaaaatatttttcaatgtcttATATTTCTGTTCTCTATTTCTGAAAAACGAAATGCTGTGTGGTTTTTCTAATCTAGAAGAAACCTCTAGCATTGAAATTGTATTTGCCCAGTGAACACTCAGAACCAAGGAAACATCCTTTTGCGTAAAATTGACTTGTTTTCTTACCACTTTATCAAAGCCTTGGCATTGGGATATcattaatgaaaatatgGAATTTATCGTACGATAATCCTCTTCTGTGAAAGGTTTGAATAGCCTCGAAAGTATGTCCAAAGAGAGTTctgatttcaaaaaagtatCTAAAGATAAGCCAGTATTTGCCTTTGAAGTCTGACAAAGAGGTAAAGTacagtttgaaaatgtttgaCACAAAGGACATATAAATGCGTTCgaagaaaatctttttttttgaacataTCTTTTGAAACAGTTATGATGAATGTGGTGATTACAGGATACAAATACTTTCCTAGATCCATAattaccattttctttcaaagccTCCAAGGCATCATCATCGATGAAAGCTtgtttttcatcatcattgtaGAAACCGTCCCATACGGGCATAAACTCCTTAGGGTTGAGAATATTACCAGGTCTAAATATCGGAGTTTGATCATGATAGGCAGGTATCACAAAAAAATCAGTAGAACTGGAATCTTGACAGAGCGCGCAGGTAAAGTCCTCTGATTCGTATACCTTTTCACCGACCATATCAACGTCATTATCTTgttcatcaaattcagaCTCGTGCTCCTTCATGAATTTAGTTTGTTGATTATTGAACTTAGCCAGGAGTCTTGCCTGGTGTTTCTTCGCCAGTCTTCTTTTACGTTCCTTTTCCGTCTCTTGCAGATTAACTCCTTGGCGTAgttttttatctttataATCGTTAACATATTGGCTACCAAAACTGGTAATTAATGATTCGAAAAGTTCATCTGgcttttttattatcattttctctAATAAATAATCGGCCTTACGGACAATACTTTCAGAAAATACTTCAGATTCAGCATTGGCAATGCTTAATAATAAATTGCATATGGGCTTTGACAAATAAGCTTCTGGTATGGAGTTTTTCCCGTTTATTAATTCATCATCCTTAAATATACCATGAATTAAATGTAGTAActcattcaaaaaagtgCTGTCTTCCATATCCAAGCATACCTGAAGCAACTTATAGACCACTTTGGCAAATACCGTGTTTCTTGTGAAGGCACCTAAATTGACAGCATCTTTATCTAACTGTTTTATAGAGACTTGAGGTATGAGTACAACTTTCGGtatttcctctttgttCTTAGCCAAATGTGTTTTGATAATGGTTGCGCTACtctcaaattcattttctaaatttAGCAATTTCAATGGATCAACTTTTGCATACAAACTTGCCTTTAACTTGAAGACACCATTGTCCGCTAAGCCTTTAGGTTCAACAAAAACAGAAACTTCTTCAAGAGCCTCATCAAATTCGGTAGTGTCTTCGGACAAATAATCGGGGACAGATCTTAATAACTTTGAGTAAGAAAAAGGCTTCA comes from the Saccharomyces kudriavzevii IFO 1802 strain IFO1802 genome assembly, chromosome: 7 genome and includes:
- the UBR1 gene encoding E3 ubiquitin-protein ligase UBR1 (similar to Saccharomyces cerevisiae UBR1 (YGR184C); ancestral locus Anc_5.190), with translation MLLTDENLGSLQGHIRRTLRSIHNLPYFKFTRGPTERADMSRALKEFIYRYLYFIISNDGKELPTLFNAHPKQKLTNPELAIFPESLEDAVDVDKITSQGTFPFYKINESKVGDVHKHTGRNCGRKFKIGEPLYRCHECGCDDTCVLCIHCFNPKDHVNHHVCTDICSEFTSGICDCGDEEAWNSPLHCKAEEQENNTSGSPTTENSIKEDVWNDATNIVLVELVLSEVFDYFIDVFNQNIEPLPTIQKDITIKLREMTQQGKMYERAQFLNDLKYENDYMFDGTTTAKTSPSNSPEASPSLAKIDPENYTVIIYNDEYHNYSQATTALRQGVPDNVHIDLLTSRIDGEGRAMLKCSQDLSSVLGGFFAVQTNGLSATLTSWSEYLHQEACKYIILWITHCLNIPNSSFQNTFRNMMGKTLCSEYLNATECRDMTPVVEKYFSNKFDKSDPYRYIDLSILADGNQIPLGHHKILPESSTHSLSTLINDVETPKSRVYSNTRLQHILYFDNRYWKRLRKDIQNVIIPTLASSTLYKPIFCQQVVEIFNHITRSVAYMDREPQLTAIRECVVQLFTCPTNARSIFENQSFLDIVWSIIDIFKEFCKVEGGVLIWQKVQKSNLTKSYSISFKQGLYTVETLLSKVHDPSIPLRPREMISLLTLCKLFNGAWKIKRKEGEHVLHEDQNFISYLEYTTSIYSIIQTAEKVDEKSNGSIESKLYLNAIRIISSFLGNRSLTYKLTSDSHEIIKFSVSHERVAFMNPLQTMLSFLIEKVSLEDAYEALEGCSDFLKISDFSLRSVVLCSQIDVGFWVRNGMSVLHQASYYKNNPELGSYSRDIHLNQLALLWERDDIPRIIYNILDRWELLDWFTGEREYQHTVYEDKISFIIQQFIAFIYQILTERQYFKNFSSSKERRMDQIKNSIIYNLYMKPFSYSKLLRSVPDYLSEDTTEFDEALEEVSVFVEPKGLADNGVFKLKASLYAKVDPLKLLNLENEFESSATIIKTHLAKNKEEIPKVVLIPQVSIKQLDKDAVNLGAFTRNTVFAKVVYKLLQVCLDMEDSTFLNELLHLIHGIFKDDELINGKNSIPEAYLSKPICNLLLSIANAESEVFSESIVRKADYLLEKMIIKKPDELFESLITSFGSQYVNDYKDKKLRQGVNLQETEKERKRRLAKKHQARLLAKFNNQQTKFMKEHESEFDEQDNDVDMVGEKVYESEDFTCALCQDSSSTDFFVIPAYHDQTPIFRPGNILNPKEFMPVWDGFYNDDEKQAFIDDDALEALKENGNYGSRKVFVSCNHHIHHNCFKRYVQKKRFSSNAFICPLCQTFSNCTLPLCQTSKANTGLSLDTFLKSELSLDILSRLFKPFTEEDYRTINSIFSLMISQCQGFDKVVRKQVNFTQKDVSLVLSVHWANTISMLEVSSRLEKPHSISFFRNREQKYKTLKNILVCIMLFTFVIGKPSMEFEPYPQKSGTVWNQNQLFQYVVRNVLFSPVSFRETVTEALTAFCKQFLSDFFKGLPDAERAATLYVEATSIGDVFEVDERTLFALKSISGVRMEGSESQAVIYDLAYTSLLKSLLPTIRRCLVFVKVLHELMKDSENETMIINGLEVEEELEFEDIPGFVNKALEMITEKKSLVDLLKSEHSVVLSHPYLEKIPYEYCGIIKLIDLSKYLNTYVTQSKEIKLREERSQRTKNAGNRLDFKICLTCGVKVHLRADRHEITKHLNKNCFKSFGAFLMPNSSEVCLHLTQPPSNIFISAPYLNSHGEVGRNAMRRGDLTTLNLKRYEHLNRLWINNEIPGYISRVMGDEFRVTILSNGFLFAFNREPRPRRVPPTDGDDEDMEEGEEGGFTEENDDMDLDDETGQAANLFGVDAGGIADGGVRDFFQFFENFRNTLQPQGNGDDNVTQNPPPILQFLGPQFDGATIIRNTNPRNLDEDDSDENDDSDEREIW